The following coding sequences lie in one Rutidosis leptorrhynchoides isolate AG116_Rl617_1_P2 chromosome 4, CSIRO_AGI_Rlap_v1, whole genome shotgun sequence genomic window:
- the LOC139841685 gene encoding two-component response regulator ARR2-like, whose protein sequence is MSADDSKSVVMKGVTHGACDYLIQPVRVEALRNIWQDMVRKKKHEWKDFESSASADGIIGKKTKRRKEKEDEADERDDSSSLKKPRVVWCVELHQQKLAVVGIDKAVPKKILELMNVPGLTRENVASHFQTFHPHNSKNLVQNYRLYRRRLSGSQHPSGMTAGFIGGPNAVYGSISSLSGLDPQALAM, encoded by the exons aTGTCAGCTGATGACAGCAAGAGTGTAGTTATGAAAGGTGTTACTCATGGGGCATGTGATTATTTAATTCAGCCCGTTCGTGTCGAGGCATTACGTAATATATGGCAAGACATGGTTCGAAAAAAGAAACACGAGTGGAAAGATTTTGAGTCGTCAGCCAGTGCTGAT GGCATAATTGGAAAAAAAACAAAAAGGCGAAAAGAAAAGGAGGATGAAGCTGATGAACGAGACGATTCTTCTTCACTAAAGAAGCCTCGAGTTGTTTGGTGCGTTGAACTCCATCAACAAAAATTGGCAGTTGTTGGAATCGATA AGGCTGTCCCAAAAAAGATCCTCGAGTTGATGAATGTTCCCGGACTAACTCGAGAAAATGTTGCCAGCCACTTTCAA ACGTTTCATCCTCATAACTCCAAGAATTTGGTGCAGAATTACCGTCTTTATCGTAGAAGACTGAGCGGATCACAGCATCCAAGTGGAATGACAGCTGGTTTTATTGGTGGGCCCAATGCAGTTTACGGTTCAATATCATCACTCAGTGGACTTGATCCCCAAGCACTagctatgtag